GGCGATGCCCAACATTGATTTCCCGTGCTATCCCGCAGGACCCCTCGTTTACTACGAACAGGTTGTCAAGGAGCGGGTGCGTTACGAAGCGGGACATATCATCGTCCCAGAGGGACCTGGATTAGGAATGGAACTGGATGAAGAACGACTTGCTGCACAGCGACTGTGGTAAATTTATTCATTGGTTCATTAGTTCATTAAATTGACGAACCTTGTACATTAGCAAAATCTAAAACGTAATGTACGAAACGTGAGCGTTGGGTTTCACAGTGCCGGTTCAACCCAACCTACGGCATCTCGCAGGTTAGGAAACCTATAGCCACGAGGGATACAAGGTTACGGCATATTGCTTTGAATCCCGATCTATCGGGGCGACGTATGTCTACTACTTATTAAGGTGCAATAACAGTCAGTCCTCGTTCAACTATTTCAACGGCCGCAGGGGTGTAGCAAATCCGTTCTCCGTCCGCATAAAGGAGTATCGGTGGGTCTGTTTCGATTGTCAGCGATTTTGTGCGGTGTATCCGGACCGCGCGATGTCCGGCATGTCCTCCCCAGAAAAGGGTGACTAGCAAACGCAAAACAGTTCGACGGGGAACAGGTTCGATAATACATACATCAAACAACCCGTCATCTATAACTGCCCCCGGCACAATTTTCATCCCGCCGCCATAACTAGACGTGACGCCGGTAGCAGTCAGAAGGATTTCACCTTCGTAGGAGCCGAAGTCCCCTTCAAGGCGAACCACAGGCGATCTATAGCGAAAAAGCGTTGTGATCGCCGTATACACATAAGCAGCCGTCCCAGAAAAAGGCGTGCCCTCCTCTGTAACACGCCGACTCACCTCAGCATCATACCCACATGTGACAATCGTATCAAAATAGTGATCTCCGATTTTGCCGAGGTCAACTTGTCGCGTAGCCCCATTTAACAGCACTCCGATGGCGTCCACTGGCTTTGTAGGAATCTTCAACGCCTCTGCGAAATCGTT
The Candidatus Poribacteria bacterium genome window above contains:
- a CDS encoding diacylglycerol kinase family lipid kinase, which codes for MPDRTQHPYRDFVLITNPISGKGKAAAIAEQAFQRLTVKGYTGRLELTTQSGDANRIAQEAIENDSHWIIACGGDGTIHEVVNAIAEKPDVVLGVLPCGKGNDFAEALKIPTKPVDAIGVLLNGATRQVDLGKIGDHYFDTIVTCGYDAEVSRRVTEEGTPFSGTAAYVYTAITTLFRYRSPVVRLEGDFGSYEGEILLTATGVTSSYGGGMKIVPGAVIDDGLFDVCIIEPVPRRTVLRLLVTLFWGGHAGHRAVRIHRTKSLTIETDPPILLYADGERICYTPAAVEIVERGLTVIAP